A single window of Triplophysa rosa linkage group LG2, Trosa_1v2, whole genome shotgun sequence DNA harbors:
- the f2rl2 gene encoding proteinase-activated receptor 3 — MWRVGVMLLLALLLKDSFQDSGYRYNATKNATFHPKTFSGRMVMMNDTEFLNLSIHQPVLNVSNKVFNHTAGFLSTRIIPTCYVLAILIGIPSNIFVLACLSGKSKLSGGILYISLAGSDLLLLVSLTLRVHYHFNNNSWAFGELACKIVTACFYGNIYCSIHAHMCISLMRYLAVVHPFLYRGLSKRYCAIWASLSVWVVFAIALTPEFLVQQTYRISGQNIITCHDVQSYDEKSYLIPYRLSLICLGFILPSLVIIFVYGSILHHLNRSRRDWNHYIKASTLMFGIFLLCFTPSSIIHFLHYVRLYTQDQDDLYHYFRVAVCLCSLHGCLDPFLSYVLTKTLTSQPKFRSFRCGPLKASSIVQGLVDFK, encoded by the exons ATGTGGAGAGTAGGTGTGATGCTATTGTTGGCATTATTGCTTAAGGATTCATTCCAAGATTCAG GTTACAGATACAATGCTACAAAAAATGCAACATTTCATCCAAAAACATTTTCTGGAAGAATGGTAATGATGAATGATACAGAGTTTCTAAATTTATCCATCCACCAGCCTGTTTTAAATGTCAGTAATAAAGTTTTCAACCACACTGCTGGATTTCTGAGCACTAGAATTATCCCAACTTGCTATGTTTTGGCAATCCTTATTGGAATCCCCTCCAATATCTTTGTGCTGGCTTGCCTCAGTGGAAAAAGCAAACTTTCCGGTGGTATCCTGTACATCAGCCTGGCAGGTTCTGACCTTCTCCTACTAGTTTCCCTCACACTTCGGGTGCATTATCACTTTAACAACAACAGCTGGGCCTTTGGAGAGCTTGCCTGCAAGATAGTGACTGCCTGCTTTTATGGGAACATCTACTGCTCCATACATGCCCATATGTGCATTAGTTTAATGCGCTACCTTGCAGTGGTTCATCCATTCCTGTACAGGGGACTTTCCAAAAGATACTGCGCAATCTGGGCCAGCTTAAGCGTTTGGGTGGTTTTTGCTATTGCACTGACACCGGAGTTTCTGGTTCAACAGACCTACCGCATTTCAGGGCAGAACATCATAACGTGCCACGACGTCCAGTCATATGATGAAAAATCTTACTTGATTCCATACAGACTGAGTCTCATCTGCCTGGGATTCATCTTACCGTCACTAGTTATCATCTTTGTTTACGGATCTATCCTTCATCATCTCAATCGTTCCAGACGTGACTGGAATCACTACATCAAGGCCAGCACGCTGATGTTTGGGatatttttactgtgttttacacCAAGTAGCATAATTCACTTTTTACACTATGTGAGACTGTACACACAGGATCAGGATGACTTGTATCATTACTTCAGAGTAGCAGTATGTCTTTGTTCTCTCCATGGCTGTCTAGACCCCTTCCTCTCTTATGTGTTAACAAAGACATTAACTTCCCAACCCAAGTTTAGATCTTTTAGATGTGGACCTCTGAAGGCTTCATCCATTGTGCAAGGCCTGGTGGATTTTAAATAG